The Magnolia sinica isolate HGM2019 chromosome 3, MsV1, whole genome shotgun sequence genome includes the window GATCGGTCCGTTAAGTTAGCCTCTGCTTGCGAGAGGTAATTTCTTCCGTTTGTAGATAATCCAAGATGAATTGTGCAAGTAGACGATGTAGAAAAAGAACTTTTATTAGAGGCCTTAAGAGGCTAGTAGCTTCGAGCAGTACATTTATTAAGGGCCTTCAGCGGCCTGTAGATTTTTACgaatagtagatcttcaagtgctcAACATTCCAGGGATGGGGGAGTTGATGTCCCTCGAGGTCTTCCAAATGATAGGAGCCTGACTGGGTCGATCTGACCACATGGTAAGGCCCCTCCCAGTTGGGCCCGAGTGTCCTAGCCCCCGGTTCTGCCGTATTTTGAAAGACGCGACGGAGGACCAAGTCCCCTCGTCAGAACCACCTTGTCTTGACCCTTGAATTGTAGAATCGTGCCACTTGATGATGCCTAACAACAACTCGGAGTCAGGAGATATCCCTAGCTTCTTCGAGCAAGTCGAGGCTTGCTGCGATCTGCTCTGCGTTCTGATCTTCCTGGAAGTTTCTGACCCTAGCCATTGGGAGGCTGATCTCAAATGGGACGATTGCCTCCGAGCCATAAGACAACGAAAAGGGGGTCTCCCCAGTAGACGACTGGGCTATAGTCCTATAGGCCTAAAGGACGAATAAGAGCTCTTCTAGCCAGTTACCTTTCGCTTTTTCTAACTTTGTCTtaagatggtgcttgatgactttgTTCACGGCCTCCACCTGTCCGTTGGACTGCGTATGCCGAGGTGGGGAATAAGCGTTCAAGATGCCAAGGCAAGGAATAGGCTTTCGAGATGCCGAGCCCCCTGTACATGCCTCTGAACTTATCATTGTCGAACCGCTTGCTGTTGTCAGAAACGATGGTGAGCAAGATTCTGAACCGACAGATGATATTCTTCCAGACGAAGCCAATCACTTTCTGTTTGGTGATCTTGGCTACGGGCTCGGCCTCAGCCCATTTATTAAAGTAATCGACTACCACAATAGTAAACTTCACATGTCCTTTCCCTATGAGAAGAGGTCCAATGATGTCAATCCCCCACTGAGTGAACGGTCAGGGCCCAATCATGGGGGTCATTTCTTCTATGGGCTACCTCGGTATTACCGCAAACCTCTGACACTTGTTGCACCTTCGAACATAATCTTTCGAGTCTTCTCGAATGGTTGGCCAAAAGTACCCTTTACGGAGTATCTTCAGTGCCAAGGCTTGACCACCCGAGTAATTTTTGCAAATGCCCTCATGAATCTCATGTATCACATAGTCTGCTTCCTCTGGTCGGAGGCATCTGAGGTAGGCCTGTGAGTGCCCCATTTAGTTCCTCATCCAAGACAATATATCGGGCAGCTCTgatctttaggcgttgagcctccAATTTATCCTGAGGGACCTCACCAGACACAAGGTAGTTATAGATCAAGTCCATCCAACTTGGGGTAGTTTCCACCGGGTTGACTACTTCCTGATCTATTCAGTCGATGCTCGGGCTTTCCATGAATTCTATGGGAATGATCCGAGaaatctttccttccatggccgaGGCTAACCGTACGAGGGTGTCGGCCCAAGAATTCTCTGCCCTCGGAATCTGGCTAATGATGCAACTCCAGAATTTTTCTATCAATTTCCTAGCCTCGGCCAGATAGGCCACCATCCTTGTTTCCTTGGCTTCATACTCGGTGGAGATATGGATCACCACAAGTTGGGAATCACATCGCACTTCAAGGGACTGAACCCCAGACTGGCCGTCAGTCTGAGTCCCGCCAACAGGGCCTCGTGCTTTGCTTTATTATTGGAGGCTCTGAAACAGAGCCTGATGGCATACTGAATAGTCATGGAGTCGAGTGCGACCAGGACGATTCCCGCCCTAGCTCACTTGACATTGGACGATCTGTTGAAGGACCCACTTCTGTTCCAGCTCCATATCCTTGGTAGGCGAAGGAATGGGTGGGGTTGTGAGAGCTGCTTCTGCTTCAGTATCGGTATTCGGGATGGTAAACTCGGCTATGAAGTCAGCCACAGCCTAACCCTTGATTACAGTTCTCGGACAATATTGGATATTGAACTCCCTGAGTTCTATCGCCCATTTCATTAGTCGTCCAAAGATATCTAGTTTCTGAAGGACTTGCCTGAGGGGGGAGTCGGTCAGGATGATGATAGTGTGCGCTTGGAAGTATGGGCGCAGCCTCCGTTCTGAGAATACCAAACTATGCGTCAGTTTCTTCATGCTTGGGTACCTGGTCTTGGCAGGTACCATTGCTTTGCTTACATAGTAAACGGGATACTGCTTGCCTCCTACTTCCCTGATGAGTGCAAAACTGACGGTCGAGGCAGAGACTGCTAGGTACAAGAGTTGGGGCTCGCCCTCTTCTGGTTTCGACAGCAAGAGAGGCGAACCTAGGTATTGCTTTAGCTGTTGGAACGCTTACTCGCATTCCGAGGTCCACTCTGCTTTCTTGTGACCTTTTAATTGCTGGAAAAAAGGGAGACATTTGTCTGTTGCTCTAGAGATGAATCGACCGAGCGCTGCTACTCAGCCAGTCAGACATTGGATCTCCTTCGTTGTTCGAGGCGATCTCATATCGAGCAGTGCTTTTATCTTCTCAGGATTTGCCTCGATACCTCTCTAGTTAACCTGAAACCCAAGGAACTTGCCTGAACCAACCCCAAAGACACACTTGGCCGAGTTTAGCTTCATGCGGTACACTCGGAGGATTGAAAATGTCACCCCGAGGTCTTTAAGGTGGTCGGATGCTATGACGctcttgatgagcatgtcatcaatgtaaacTTCCATTGTCTTACCTATCTACTTGGCAAACATCTGATTCACCAATCTTTGGTATGTCGCCCCAGCGTTCTTTAGGCCAAAAGGCATGACACGGTAACATTAGaggcctttgtcggtgataaaggtagtcttctgcctatCTGGGGAATGCATCGGGATCTGATTGTACCCGGAATAGGCATCTAGGAAGGAGAGTCGTTCGTGCCCAGCCATGCTGTCCACCAGCTGATCGATCCGTGGTAGAGGGAAGCTATCCTTAGGACAGGCTTTGTTCAGGTCCAAGTAATCTACACAGACCTACCACTTCCCGCTTGATTTCTTCACCAGGACCACGTTGATGATCCAGTCTGGGTAATGTATTTCTTCGATGAAGCCGACACTGAGGAGCTTGGAGACTTCATCGGCTATAGTTACGTACCTCTCAGCATTGAacactctcctcttttgtttcaCTGGTTTGGGATCCAGATCTACGTTCAGTCTATGGACCATGACATCGGGAGAGATGCTCGGCATATTCTCGTGCAACCACGCGAAGACGTCCCTGTGTTGTTGTAGGAACATCGACAACTGAGATCTTTGCTCAGAATTCAGCAAAGACTCGAGCAGAACAGTTTTGCTTAGGTTAGCTTCCTCAAACGGGATGGTCTCTAAGTTCTCAGGGGGATCTTCTGTGGTATCGAGGACGTTGATGGTGAGGGCATGCTTCACTGACCCTTTTCTCACAGTTATCACATAGCATTCCTGAGCTTCACACTGGTCCCCTTAAAGGTATCCAACCCCACCTTTACCTGGAaacttcatcatcagatggtATATGGACACAACCGTCCTTGTCGCGTTAAGGGAAGGTCGGCCCAGAATGACATTGTGCACTGATGGCACATTGACAACGAGAAAGTCCACGAGAAGTGTTACTTGATGCTGTCCTTCTCCTGCCATTACAGGAAGAGCGATGGCTCCCTCGGAGATCACTTTATCTCCGGCAAATCCATAAAGAGGGTTTTTATGGGTATGAGGCGTGACCTTTCAATCCCCATCTTCTCGAATGCTTCAGAATAGATGACATCGGCACAGCTTCCAGTGTCAACTAGGATACGATAAACTTTGTGGTTAGCTATGGTCATAGTCATCACGAGGGCATCGTCGTGCGGATGCTGGATTCCATGCGCGTCATCCTCTGTGAAAGTCAAGTTAGAGGGTCTTACTAGGAGTTCTTTCCTAGGCCTCTCGGCCAGATGGATGTAGTGCTTGGGGTCTGAACTCCGAGTGTGGGCCTTACGGGCCCTATTCAAGTTGCCTCCACTGGAAGAGCTGCCATAGATAGTGCAGATCTTGGCAGGTTCTTCCGCAGCTTTGTTCGGTCGTTCTTCTTTCCGAGCTGTCTTCTCTTCCTTGGTGTATTGTTGCAGATGACCCCTATGGATAAGGGTCTCGATCTCATCCTTGAGATCCACATAGTCACTCATATTGTGACCGTGGTCACGATGAAACTAGCAGTACTTACGCTTGTCTCAGTTCTTGGAGTCGATCTTCATGCAAACCGACCAGTTTAGGAGTTTCTGGCCCCTGATGTCCAGTAGGATCTGCTCAAGAGATGTATTGAGGGGAGTGTAGGAACAAAATTTGCTCTCAAGCTTCCTGCTGGGTCGGCAATCGCAGGTGGCATGATCGTCAGGCCTCTTGCTGGATGATTGAGGCTCTTCGTTCCTTAGTCGCTTCTCCTTAGAAGACTGTTCAACAACTTGTATATTCATACGAGAGTTGGAGAATTCCTCGACCTTAGTATATTTATGAGCCCTGCTGATGAGTTTGGCCAAGGTGGTCAGCGGATTCTTCCCGATTGAAAAAGTGAACTTCCCTTCTTTGAGTCTGCTGAACATGGCCGAGAGTGTAATTTTGTCATTATAATCCTCCACTAATAACGCCTCCTCATTGAAGCGGGCAATGTAATCTTTCAGTGGCTCCTTGTTCCCTTGCTTAAGGGTAAATAGATGGGTAGTAAGCTTTcgactcttcttaccagagatgaactgggtaaggaacaaTCCGCTGAGCTCTGCGAAGGAACCGATCAATTTTGGTTTAAGTTGTTGATACCAACTCCGAGGATATCCGGAGAGGGTTATGGAGAAGGCTCGACACATCATGACATCTGTGGCCGACTGGATCTGCATCCACGAACGATATGACTCCACATGTTCTGAGGGGTCTCCGGATCCAGAGAATTGGATGACGggaggcatcctgaacctcgACGGCATCACCTCATCCATGATTTCTAAGGTGAAGGGAGGCTTGGACTCTTCCATCATCGTCTATACTGCAGTTGGGATGGATGTAGATTACTAGTTCCTCTGAAACGCCTTAAACTGGTCACGGAGTTCCTTAAACTGTGCTTCCAAAGGATTCTGATTCTCATTTACTGTCTCTTGGGAGGCACTCGCCACCTCAGATGCTCTGCCCTGTCAACCCCTCTCCAGCCGATGGCGGAGGTCGGTGTTGGCTAGAGCCATAGTGGCAGACACGTAGGACTGTTTGGCCTCCTGAGGGGGTTCTAGGATTCGGGCGAATCGTTCCTGGGGCACTGCATTGTGTGCAGGGTCGGGAGCTCGTGCGGATTGCGATTGGGAACCTCTGGCCCGAGAACTGACTTGCTACGGTCGTCCTTCGGGCGTTGGGGTGGCTTCCACCAAGTTGAGTGGTGGTTGCTGATTCTATTGTGCCTTCATTCGGCTGATTTCGTCCTTCAACATTTGGACTTTGCAGTGCCTTGCATTTCCCTCCTCGACTTTGAGTCCATTGGGACGGCCCTATCGGAGCTAACTCGGTGTGCAGAAGTGAAGAAGACTGGTGTTGCCCGCTAGGTTCGGGCTCCACTGCTATCGCCTTTTTCTTTCTATCGCCATTTCCAGTAAAACCTTCTAGCTTTTTGTTTGCATAtcccacagacgacgccaaaaaatgttgaggccaaaatctagaccaccctccactcaatgtaGCGAACCTTCGACGGGCCCTGGTCCTATGCAAAAGggtaagcaaaggagaccctggctcagtCTGGGGACCCTCTTATGTCTAAGTTAGGctagggaatctaggtctaagtcgaatgtagagagagggtgcgagatattgcgtacATGTATcaatggggtcccctggtatttatacctgttGGTCGGACGATTCACGTCCGTTAATCTCAGCATGATTCACTCAATCAGCGAGATATCGTGATCATGGAGATATTATCCGCAATCTTTGGATCGTATGGCGTATCGTGTCTTAAAGGTGTGTATCCTTGGGCAAGATCTTTGATCACGTCTACATCTGAGTTGATCTCCAGGCTCAGCATACGAAGTACCCTTACCCGGGCTCGGCCTCAGCCTCGGCATGCGACGTATTCATACTCTGACTCGGCCTCAGATCGTGCAGACATAAGGCTGAGTACTAGCAGTCTGAGTCCGTCAATAAATCACTAAGGTCGGGGTTCACTTAATAGAGCTAAGGACGAGGACCAAGGCTTGGCTCAGTCATCTTTCTTCGGATGAGGACGAAAGTTTGGGTCGGCCAATCAGGATTGTAATTCCGAGTCGTGACTTAGGGGTCGGCCCCTACTTGACGTAGTATCCTCTTTCCGAGGCCTTGTTATCCAATTCATGTAGCTCAGGCTGACCTTGATTATCCTTGTATagatttccccataacaataTTTGTGAAAGACTTGAACTGTTGCCTTTGATAATAGCCCCTAATCAAGAGGAGAACATAAAAATTTGTCTTAATAAGTAGGGTGTTAAGTATATTAATATTTGCTTAGTGAAACAAAGGAGtacttgttatgggtaaaattaaACTGACGAGGCAACTTAAATGAGATAGAAAACAGAAGATGGGTAGCTTGGAAAAGGAGATTGGGTAAAAGCTTGGTATAAACTACTGAGCACAACCTCCAAGACCAGCTCGGGCATCAACCACAAGCAACTACCTAAGCCTTACTGTCGCAACAAGCGAACAACTCTGAGTACCGACCCGACCTCAAAGTTAGGCCTCGACCACAATCAACAGTTTAGCTTAGTTTGCAGGACCTTGGCCGACCCGACTTAGAGGTCAGCATCGGCTGTCGATCCCGATCTCCTTCGTGTACAAGGAAGATTAATTCCCTGAGATCTTCGCCGAGAACCATGTCAAGGATAATGCCTAACACCTCGGAGACGATTCCTTACATGATACGCGACTGTTTGGCTGATTCATTGCCATATACATGATCAGTGCCAAAGGACTATAAAAGAGAACCCCACGTACAATAGAAGGTACATACtgttcgacaagaaacaaaagtGTTTTGACAGGGGaattatcattaaaaaataacaaagaaagaatgagagaacactCATCATAAAGTAtcttattcattctgagttcgtttacatcctcatgtttcccttgattctgaaacaaagtacattaaatatatataatgaaagAAAGGATAATCAATTTAGTAGCAATTTTGGTAGCACTTCGGCTTATGATATATTCATCTCAGCGAGAGAAGTGTTGTGCGGATTTGAACATCTTTTGTTCTCTCTTTTAACTTGTTTAGAATAGTAGCATTTCTAAAATGACCACTACATTCTAAGAAAAAAGATCATAGAAAGCTTAGAAAATCCAACAGCATGTATGCTATATACATTACTTGCGGGCAACACAGTCTTGTTGCGTGAGTCGGCACAACAAACTTGTGTTGCACGGTCCAGTGCAACAGGCTTCAAGTCATCTTCTCTTTgatccttcttccttcctcttctttaAGTACCTGACAAGGGTACTCAAAGGTCTTCCTTCGGGGGCTCTGATCTCTTGCCTCCATCAAATAAGGAGGTactggggtatttataggccttcacacatgTGAA containing:
- the LOC131238868 gene encoding uncharacterized protein LOC131238868 translates to MAGEGQHQVTLLVDFLVVNVPSVHNVILGRPSLNATRTVVSIYHLMMKFPVKHALTINVLDTTEDPPENLETIPFEEANLSKTVLLESLLNSEQRSQLSMFLQQHRDVFAWLHENMPSISPDVMVHRLNVDLDPKPVKQKRRVFNAERYVTIADEVSKLLSVGFIEEIHYPDWIINVVLVKKSSGKW
- the LOC131238869 gene encoding uncharacterized protein LOC131238869; its protein translation is MSDYVDLKDEIETLIHRGHLQQYTKEEKTARKEERPNKAAEEPAKICTIYGSSSSGGNLNRARKAHTRSSDPKHYIHLAERPRKELLVRPSNLTFTEDDAHGIQHPHDDALVMTMTIANHKVYRILVDTGSCADVIYSEAFEKMGIERSRLIPIKTLFMDLPEIK
- the LOC131238870 gene encoding uncharacterized protein LOC131238870, producing the protein MMEESKPPFTLEIMDEVMPSRFRMPPVIQFSGSGDPSEHVESYRSWMQIQSATDVMMCRAFSITLSGYPRSWYQQLKPKLIGSFAELSGLFLTQFISGKKSRKLTTHLFTLKQGNKEPLKDYIARFNEEALLVEDYNDKITLSAMFSRLKEGKFTFSIGKNPLTTLAKLISRAHKYTKVEEFSNSRMNIQVVEQSSKEKRLRNEEPQSSSKRPDDHATCDCRPSRKLESKFCSYTPLNTSLEQILLDIRGQKLLNWSVCMKIDSKN